In Paralichthys olivaceus isolate ysfri-2021 chromosome 12, ASM2471397v2, whole genome shotgun sequence, the genomic window TCTTTTCTTCAGCTCACTACACCCAATCAGACATTGCAATACGTGACATGCAACTAACATTGCCAGACAAGAAATGTTATGATTATATGGTGAGAATTAAAGGATAAGGGGCCTTCTCTTACTCAGGTATCCAATAACTTAAATAGGTGTTCCTCAGGGCTCTCTTTTGTATGTCATCTCCTATTTATAACTTACCTCCTACCTCTCattcttatttttgttgttgtttcgtTAGAACCCTGATTTCAACTTTATAGAGctggttgttgtcattgtagCAATGGAGATGAAAACCAAATTTCCAAAAAGTAAGAAGAGGTGAGAAAGAGAAGGCCCCTTAGCCTTAAATTCTCACCATATTATTGTAGCAGTCCTTTTTTGGGAATTTTAGTTGCGTGTCACGCATTGCAATGTCTGATTGGGTGTAGTCATCAAAGGAACAATGCtggtgaaatataaataaagtatgtGATTGACGTGTGACTAAGTACAACAGCAACTCCCCAACCTGGTATTGATTTTCTCCCATTGCCATCTCCACCTACAGTAACACACATAGTGCACACATAGAGCACAGTGGTTCTTGTGCGGCTGGTGCAAGCAGTTATGGGACAAACACAATTATGaagaatcatgtaagtacaaTTTTCTTCAAAGaagccaaactacaagtgcTTCATAAATATATTTAGAGGTGCAACTAAACTCAATTTGTATCTTTTAATGTATAAACATCAGAGTTGAAGATggttattagacatcatcttcttaaccaaggtgtagttggaagagatgtgtctttagccTGTGGCAGAAggtgtgtagactttctgctgtccttatgtcaatggggagcttgtTCCACCATTTGGTAgaccaggacagcaaacagtaaTGATTTTCTTGAGTGGCTAGCTGTCCTTCACAGCgagggagcagcaagctgtTTGGtagatgcagagcagagtggacGGGCTGGAGTGTAAGTTTaacaaaattttaaaaatgctgttaacaaaactacaaaaataaataaaagcaaaacttGGGTGAAACACACTATAAAAACCTCAGCTCTGCATTAGGCAATGCCCCTTTAACCACTGGGCCCTTGCAGGTTCCCTGGCTTAACTCTATTCAAACTCCCCCTCAGgacctccagcctcctcctttATACCGGCTGGGTCCTACCAAGAAACATTGATTGATCATTAATAATCATTTGTCAAAAAGGGAGATTACACTTGATACTCAAAAAATCTTAACATTCTCAATTGGATAACAAACATGGTTGTGGATCCATATTACTTCTCAAAACCAGTTAAAACAGCATTTTTCCTATGACACCCTCAACAACCCTACAACTCTACCATACTTGGTGCCTTCCCATGCTCATAAGCAAATGGTACCCTCCAGCACAATTAAGGCAGTTCCAACAATGGGGCACATGTACAGAAGAAAAGACACATGTGACAAAAAGTTATTGTACACAAGTGCTTAAATACCATATAACAGTACATATTCTGTTTATGAGTCATAACAGTGTCATTATACATTGGTGGATAAATAGATACCGTAGAGGCAGATAATGTATTATATTACTCTGTACTGGAGATCCAGATAGGGTGAGTTACACAAGGCTTAGAGAGTTGGCCAAGGACCAAGTTGGGAAATGGAGGTTTGAAAGGTTGATTGGTGTTTGCATGGGGATGAACTGGCTGGGTCACAATGACCCAGCGATATCGGCAAATGACCCAATAGAACTGGGTGTTTTCGCCAAAATAGGTGCAATGGAATGTATTCCATTGTTCCTATTTTCCACTGTTCCTAATGAATTGGCACACCGACACCTGACAGTTGCCAGGAATAAGCAGGGAAGAAGGGGACCTCTGGATCCCCGAcaccataacacacacacacacacgcacaagcacacCAACATACACTCACTTTCACTCCTGGGCGGTCACCGAGGATATAAGGTCTGTGAAAGTGAGTGTTTGGGGTTGTTTCGGGGGGTTGTTTCGTTGTTGTTTCGACGTTGTTGGTATGCTGATGTCATGCAAATAAAGAAGTCCCGCCTGGCTTTAACTTTTCTCCACGAGTTCTGAGTCTTTCTTAACTTCCAGTGTTTTACTGAAGTTGAGCATTTCTCTTACAATACTTTAACTAAAAAGGACAATGAACCAGTTAAgtctttcaaatgtgttttaagcAGGTGGCTTTTAATGTAACATCATGTCAGGAAAATGCAAACAAGACAACTTCCCAAACATTTCAGAACATAAACATGTTGCTTCATCACATGTTTCATTAGATTAACAGGATAACCAGTTGATTGTTCAGAAAAAGAGGCTTGCCACCCAACACGAGCTTCTTAATCACTGTCAGCTTCACTTGTGTCCTCCGACGCACCTACAATGACATTACACACATTGCATGATCAGTAAATTTTATCAAGCTACAGAGAAAGTATCACCAATACTATCATGACACTAAAGTGCAGACAGTAATATCAAATGAAATCATCGACTGGCCACCAGAACTATTACAAAGCTGTCACTGTATGTTCTAATGAAGATATTGgcaaaacagacattttaagAATAAGATGATTGAAAATTCGAGATAAGTAAAGTAGAATAAGGTAACAAAACTAAATAAGTactgaaacaaaatataaatgcagattTAAAGATTAGATTATATTAAGCCTGTAAATTATAGTACCGATGTTAAGTGGAttaaaaaatttgaaaatgGTGCAAGAATAAACACTTTAGATGTAAAACTTATCCAACCAAGGACCCAGTTCAGACCAAAATGAACCATCTACTGTTACCTTTTGATTGAAAAGCAGAAACCAGACTTCCTGCTGGCACTCCACCTCCGCTAGCCACTGCAGAAGCTGACATCATTTTAGCAGCCACAGAGCCTGCTGCAATTCCATCTGAGGTGAAACCTGCGGTCCCCAGAAAACCTGGGGCCTTATCATCAGCCACTGCTGAACAGAGCAGAAAGGGAGCcttcattattattgtaattatgattataatggttgttattgttattgtatgTCTATTAATGTCTTACCTGCTCCAACTGCTGCACCTGtcactgaaagacaagaaaTTGCATCTTATTACAGCTGAGCTTTACAGACTTGTATCacatgctattattaataaagaAACATGATGCTACATATAGGTGTTGATTTTCTAAAAGAATGTTTCACTATAGTCAGAGGAAGAGTGATACTCACCAGGGtccatgttttctctcttctcttctctctgctgtgtttatccTCTGTTGTGATCAGCCTCGAGCTGGACTGGTATTTATTCCCTTCATGAAGGTTTCCTCAGAAACGAAACTATGGTACGATCCAATAAATGGGCGAAACAGAGAGTCACATCGTCTCTACTGGACTGCTGAAGAAATGAAACTGATGAAATCcaactgaaaagaaaagtatggagaatgaatgtgcagttttattattttcatttcaaaacaaacgATGGCACAAGGCATGGCTGAGCAAATGTTTCTTAAACAAAAGAAGGAGGTTCTTCATAAAAGCACCAGTGTACAATGAACTTTTAGCTTGTCTGATTGTAATGAAAGAACTAACTTAAACATAGATGGGCTGTATCGATGATACTTTGCTCTATAAATCATaatgattacatttttacattctaACAAATGTTAATCTCCCAGATGATCAAACAAACAAGCTgagggatgaaaagaaaacctcCTTGTCTCTGTGTAAGACTTTTATGACCTGAACTGTTTGTGACCTGAAACCTTTATGACTTGCTAATACCTTTATGACCTTTCTATTGCTTTCTTAATTCCTGTCTGAAACTGCACCAGAACCAATCTGAACTGGCTCAGTTAAACAGCCTTTGTTCTCCTGTATAAGATGCTTGCATTTGACTGTTCTCCATCAGCACTCTGAGATccctgtgactctctgtgttgatcctttctgcagaaagctcCTAATAAATACAGTAATTTGGTAATCCAGCCtcttgtattttcagatttccatcacaTGCACAAGTGCTTAAAGACAATATAACAGTACATATTCATGTTTATGAGTCATAACAGTGTTATGATACACTGGTGGATAAATAGATACTTTAACTAAAAAGGACAATGAACCAGTTAAGtctttcaaatgtgtttaaCCAGgtggcttttattttctgagtTGTAAGAGTCAAACAATGTAACATCATGTCAGGAAAATGCAAACAAGACAACTTCCCAAACATTTCAGAACATAAACATGTTGCTTCATCACATGTTTCATTAGATTAACAGGATAACCAGTTGATTGTTCAGAAAAAGAGGCTTGCCACCCAACACGAGCTTCTTAATCACTTGTCAGCTTTCCTTGTGTCCTCCGACGCACCTACAATGACATTACACACATTGCATGATCAGTAAATTTTATCAAGCTACAGAGAAAGTATCACCAATACTATCATGACACTAAAGTGCAGACAGTAATATCAAATGAAATCATCGACTGGCCACCAGAACTATTACAAAGCTGTCACTCTATGTTCTAATGAAGATATTGgcaaaacagacattttaagTATAGGATGATTGAAAATTTGAGGTAAGTAAAGTAGAATAAGGTAACAAAACTAAATAAGTactgaaacaaaatataaatgcagatttaaagattagattagattaagCCTGTAAATTATAGTACCGATGTTAAGTGGATTAAAAAATTTGAAAACAGAGCAAGAATAAACACTTTAGATATAAAACTTATCCAACCAAGGACCCAGTTCAGACCAAAATGAACCATCTACTGTTACCTTTTGATTGAAAAGCAGAAACCATACTTCCTGCTGGCACTCCACCTCCGCTAGCCACTGCAGAAGCTGACATCATTTTAGCAGCCACAGAGCCTGCTGCAATTCCATCTGAAGTGAAACCTGCGGTCCCCAGAACACTTGGGGCCTTATCCTTCGTCACTGTTGAACAGAGCAGAAAGGGAGCCTTCATTATTATGGTAATTATGATTATAAtggttgttattgttattgtatgTCTATTAATGTCTTACCTGCTCCAACTGCTGCACCTGtcactgaaagacaagaaaTTGCATCTTATTACAGCTGAGCTTTACAGACTTGTATCacatgctattattaataaagaAACATGATGCTACATATAGAAAAAGAATGTTTCACTATAGTCAGAGGAAGAGTGGTACTCACCAGGGtccatgttttttctcttctcttctctctgctgtgtttatccTCTGTTGTGATCAGCCTCGAGCTGGACTGGTATTTATTCACTTCATGTAGGTTTCCTCAGAAATGAAACTATGGTACGATCCAATAAATGGGAGAAACAGAGAGTCACACCCTCTCTACTGGACTGCTGAAGAAATGAAACTGATGAAATCCAACTGGAAATAAAAGTATGGAGAATGAATgtgcagttttattattttaatttcaaaacaaaCGATGGCACAAGGCATGGCTGAGCAAATGTTTCTTAAACAAAAGAAGGAGGTTCTTCATAAAAGCACCAGTGTACAATGAACTTTTAGCTTGTCTGATGGTAACGAAAGAACTAATTGAACATAGATGGGCTGTATCTATGATACTTTGCTCTATAAATCATAATgcttacatttttacattctaACAGATGTTAAACTCCCAGACGATCAAACAAACAAGCCGAGGGGTGAAAAgaaaacctccttggcagaggtaaaaaagtACCCTTACAATCAAACAGAACTGATGGATAACATCTGCACATTCTCAACTGTAATAACTGTGGAAACTGAGAGCAGTATATACATGTCCACTGGCAGCGCAATGAGTAGAAGAGTAACCTGTTGGGAATGTTACAGatgtgaagaagaaaataagcGCTGTGTACTACGAGAGATGATGTGATTGAGACTACACTGTGGTCGTCAGCAAAATAAGCTTCCCCCATGTTCAGCAAGAAGTCTCCCGTGAGTTACCACATCAACAATATTTGCTTAGATTCTAGCTTTCAGATCAGGAGGAAACAACAAGTGACTCTGGAATAGTTTTGGTAAAGAGCCAGTCTGAATGGAGCGTGACCTGTGCTACACAGCTGCACTGAAGACAAGCACAGTCATTTCAGTCAGAAGAAGATTTCTACATACTGCACACATACTGCACCGTGGTTCTCATAAAAACAGAAGTAGACATTAGCCTGATAGATGGTGAACATTGTGCCTGTGTAACATCAGCAtgttattgtcattgttttaacAGCAGTCAGGacaaatgtttctctttgtcactgaagaaaataatgttttggcCCTGAAGGTTGTGGCACCTCCAGTAAAtataaaaggttcagtgtgtagaatttagtgacatctagtggagaagttgcatgttgcagctgaacacccctcaccctctgttcccaacatgaaagagaacctgtggtggccttcagttgtcatacaaactcaaaaggtgtttagtttgtccagtctgggctactgtgaaaaacatggcagctTCCATAAACAGGACCCGcccctgatgtaaatataaaaggctCATGGGTGACAACATCACTaggatcattttatattcaatttctgccagtagatccctttcatctagaTCTTACTCACTGGACCCTGAACAAATATATTAAAGTTATTGTACACAAGTGCTTAAATACAATATAACAGTACATATTCTTGTTTATGAGTCATAACAGTGTTATGATACACTGGTGGATAACTAGATACTTTAACTAAAAAGGACAATGAACCAGTTAAAtctttcaaatgtgtttaaCCAGgtggcttttattttctgagtTGTAAGAGTCAAACAATGTAACATCATGTCAGGAAAATGCAAACAAGACAACTTCCCAAACATTTCAGAACATAAACATGTTGCTTCATCACATGTTTCATTAGATTAACAGGATAACCAGTCGTTGATTATTCAGGAAAAGCGGCTTGCCGCGCATCCCCCCACTGCTCCAGCACCGGCCACAGCTACACTGGCCCCTGACAGTGAGCAGCACCTACAATGACATTACACACATTGCATGATCAGTAAATTGTATCAAGCTACAGAGAAAGTATCACCAATACTATCATGACACTAAAGTGCAGACAGTAATATCAAATGAAATCATCGACTGGCCACCAGAACTATTACAAAGCTGTCACTGTATGTTCTAATGAAGATATTGGCAaaacagatattttaaatataagatGATTGAAAATTTGAGGTAAGTAAAGTAGAATaaggtaacaaaaaaaaagtaacagtactgaaacaaaatataaatacagatttaaagataataaatgaaacaatacaAAAGTTGTGCATTAGATTAAGCCTGTAAGAGCTGATGTTAACAGATGTTTAGtggattaaaaaatgtgaaaacagagcAAGAATAAACACTTTAGATATAAAACTTATCCAACCAAGGACCCAGTTCAGACCAAAATGAACCATCTGTTTACCTATTGACTGACAAACAGCCACCACACTTCCTGCTGCCACTCCACTTCCGTTAGCCACTGCAGCATACGACATCGCTTTAGCAGCTAAGGAGCCTGCTGCAATTCCAGCTGAGGTGAAGCCTGCGGCCCCCAGAACAAGAGGGGCCCCGACCACAGCCACAACTGCACCTGGACAAGAACACAACAGAGATGGAGCcttcattattattgtaattatgattataatggttgttattgttattgtatgTCTGTTAATGTCTAACCTGTTCCAACTGCTAAAACCGTTGCTGAAACACAAGAAAGAAATTGCATCTTATTACAGCTGAGCTTTACAGACTTGTATCacatgctattattaataaagaAACATGATGCTACATATAGGTGTTGATTTCCTAAAAGAATGTTTCACTATAGTCAGAGGAAGAGTGGTACTCACCAGGGTCCATGGTTTTTTCTCTGcacttctctctgctgtgtttatccTCTGTTGTGATCAGCTTCGAGCTGGACTGGTATTTATTCACTTCATGAAGGTTTCCTCAGAAACAAAACTATGGTACAATCTAAACACAGGGGGCGACAGAGAGTCACATCATCTCTAATGGACTGCTGAAGAAATGAAACTGGCTGAACAAATGTTTCTTAAACAAAGGATTATCCAGCATTGTTCCTTTAATCAGCTGACTACACCTGAGCAGCCATTGCCAAACAAGGAATGTTACAATTATATGGTGagaatttaaaggtccagtgtgtagaattttgtgatatctagtgttgtaattgcatgttgcagctgaaccctctccttccaaacatgaaaaagaatccgatgaagcctttaattgtcataaaaactcaaaagctgtttagtttgtccagtctggactaatgtaaaaaacattgtgacctctgtagagagggtcccctcaatgtaaatatatagtatttaaatataaagggccttttctgggccaactacaattcatacaatttagatgaaatgaactagttaaaacatcatgacgattattctacattaaatttctgccaatagttctctttcacctaaatcttacacactggacctttaaggatTATTCTCACGCGATGCATTATAGGGTGTAGTCAGATGATGAAAGAAATTATGACTAAATAGAACAGCAACTCCCCAACTTGGTATTTAAATTGTCTCAAATTACCAGCTCCACCTagaattatataaaaataaactttgtttATATAACACTAAAAATAGACTTTACAAAGTGATttgacaacaaaacaagaaaagttaataaaaacatgaacacgTAACAGCAGTAATATCAAGGCTGTAGTCATGATCTCACAATTTAACgcacaaaagagaaaattgtatgtattttgttatttaaaacaatgtttaataCTGTATTGTAAGTCTAATTTGTGCTTGGTAATATAAACAtgttatattaatttatatatccagtttttatatttttaaaaacacaattacatATGTATATCAAATTActtaaaatatacacaaatcTCGAAATTAGTATGTATACATTAGACTTAAGACATAAGACAGCAAACACATTAGGGCCCACAATGTTTAGTTTTTCAACAATGAATAGAAATATATGCATTGCTAAAGATCTATGAAGACAAGTAGAGTTATTTGAGCAAAAGGTTTAGCAAATTGGTTTTGATTGATCCTACACCAACCTTCTCTTCAGTCATCTTTGCTCCCCCTCTCCAGTCATCTCTCCTATAGTATTGAAATAGATGGTAAGATCAGAACTGGGAGTAAGCCCatctataaaaatgtgtctttaagagagatttaaaagagaaatTTGACAGACAGACGTCCTCAGAGTGGGAGCCCTGACAGAAAAGACCCAGCTGCCTTTGGTCCTCAGCCAGGACTTTGGAATGTGAGCAGGGCCTAAccttttaaatatgaattaacaTCTTAACTGATGATAACAGGAGTAAATATCAGAAGAGTTTAAGAGTTTAGTTTTAACAG contains:
- the LOC109628188 gene encoding interferon alpha-inducible protein 27-like protein 2 isoform X2: MDPVTGAAVGAVADDKAPGFLGTAGFTSDGIAAGSVAAKMMSASAVASGGGVPAGSLVSAFQSKGASEDTSEADSD
- the LOC109628188 gene encoding interferon alpha-inducible protein 27-like protein 2 isoform X1, translating into MDPVTGAAVGAAVADDKAPGFLGTAGFTSDGIAAGSVAAKMMSASAVASGGGVPAGSLVSAFQSKGASEDTSEADSD
- the LOC109628188 gene encoding interferon alpha-inducible protein 27-like protein 2 isoform X3, which codes for MDPATVLAVGTGAVVAVVGAPLVLGAAGFTSAGIAAGSLAAKAMSYAAVANGSGVAAGSVVAVCQSIGAAHCQGPV